The following are encoded together in the Capsulimonas corticalis genome:
- a CDS encoding F0F1 ATP synthase subunit epsilon, with protein MNLKVLLPSQIFAEKTDVLRIVAETHEGSLGLLPRRLDCVAALEPGILIYETEAEGEIYIAVDEGMLVKTGANILVSVRRAISGTDLGQLRAAVEREFQTLGAQEQSVRSIMVKLEAGLMRRLARFEHE; from the coding sequence ATGAATCTTAAGGTGCTGCTACCCTCCCAGATCTTCGCGGAAAAAACCGACGTGCTACGCATCGTTGCGGAGACGCATGAAGGATCGCTGGGACTTCTGCCGCGCCGCCTGGACTGTGTGGCGGCGCTTGAACCGGGAATTTTGATCTACGAAACCGAAGCGGAGGGTGAGATCTACATCGCTGTAGATGAAGGAATGCTGGTCAAGACTGGCGCGAACATACTCGTTTCCGTGCGCCGGGCGATTTCTGGAACGGACTTAGGTCAATTGCGCGCCGCAGTTGAGCGAGAGTTCCAAACGCTGGGCGCACAGGAGCAAAGCGTGCGCTCCATCATGGTGAAATTGGAAGCCGGACTGATGCGACGTTTGGCGAGATTTGAGCATGAATAA
- a CDS encoding F0F1 ATP synthase subunit A has translation MHLSPDEMIFWRHGFLKLNATIVFTWALMFALTAGSILVTRKLSTDLTRSRWQNLLEILVTGIVKQIEDIGLGDPKRYLGFLGTLFLFVAAANLCTIIPGYEPPTSSLSTTAALALCVFVAVPLFGIENQGIGGYLKSYAEPTVIMLPFNIISEISRTLALAVRLFGNMMSGAMIVGILLTITPFVFPIVMTALGLLTGMVQAYIFTVLAAVYIAAATRTQEPILEIAPRT, from the coding sequence ATGCATCTCAGCCCTGACGAGATGATCTTCTGGCGGCATGGTTTTCTCAAGCTGAACGCCACCATCGTGTTCACTTGGGCGCTGATGTTCGCGCTGACGGCGGGATCGATATTGGTCACGCGAAAGCTCTCGACGGATCTGACACGATCCCGTTGGCAAAATCTCCTGGAAATTCTCGTCACCGGCATCGTGAAACAGATAGAAGACATCGGCCTTGGCGATCCGAAAAGGTATCTCGGCTTTCTAGGCACACTGTTTTTATTCGTCGCTGCGGCGAACCTCTGCACAATCATCCCCGGTTACGAGCCGCCGACGAGTTCGCTCTCAACCACGGCCGCCCTGGCGCTGTGCGTATTCGTAGCCGTCCCTCTCTTCGGCATTGAGAACCAGGGCATTGGAGGCTATCTCAAATCCTACGCCGAGCCGACCGTGATCATGCTGCCGTTCAATATCATCAGCGAGATCTCCCGAACGCTGGCGCTCGCAGTGCGTCTCTTCGGCAATATGATGAGCGGCGCGATGATCGTCGGCATTTTGCTCACCATCACTCCTTTTGTTTTTCCCATCGTAATGACGGCGCTTGGTCTCCTCACAGGAATGGTGCAGGCCTATATCTTCACCGTCCTTGCGGCCGTTTATATCGCCGCCGCCACGCGCACGCAAGAACCGATATTGGAGATTGCGCCCCGAACTTAA
- a CDS encoding F0F1 ATP synthase subunit C — translation MDSMTLIAVASISTAGLTIAVGSIGPALGEGKAVSTALSSLAQQPDAAATITRTLFVGLAMIESIAIYCFVISMILIFANPFWNHAIAQTTGK, via the coding sequence ATGGACAGCATGACGCTCATCGCCGTCGCCTCAATCAGCACCGCCGGCCTGACGATCGCCGTCGGAAGTATCGGCCCCGCGCTCGGCGAAGGCAAAGCCGTCTCGACGGCGCTCAGTTCACTGGCTCAGCAGCCCGACGCCGCCGCCACGATCACCCGAACGCTGTTCGTCGGTTTGGCGATGATCGAATCGATCGCGATTTATTGTTTTGTGATCTCGATGATTTTGATTTTCGCCAATCCGTTCTGGAACCACGCCATCGCCCAGACAACAGGGAAGTAG
- a CDS encoding zinc-dependent alcohol dehydrogenase family protein, translated as MKALVYRGPGLKAIEDRPKPEIQAPSDAIVKIVKTTICGTDLHILKGDVTTCAPGRILGHEGVGIVDSIGGGVTAFHVGDRVLISCISSCGKCDYCRRGMYSHCATGGWILGNEIDGTQAEYVRTPHADTSLYPIPAGADEEAMVMLSDILPTGFECGVLNGKVAPGSTVAIVGAGPIGLAALLTAQFYSPSEIIMIDLDDNRLEIARQFGATQTINSADGQAAEKVRALTDGRGVDTAIEAVGIPATFLLCEELVGPGGVIANVGVHGVKVDLHLELLWAKNITITTRLVDTVTTPMLLKTVQSKKLDPGRLITHRFKLDQILDAYDIFGRAAETHALKVIIEA; from the coding sequence ATGAAGGCACTCGTTTACCGTGGACCAGGATTGAAAGCGATCGAAGACCGGCCGAAGCCGGAGATCCAGGCCCCCAGCGACGCGATCGTTAAAATCGTGAAGACGACGATTTGCGGCACGGATCTGCATATCCTGAAGGGCGATGTCACCACTTGCGCTCCAGGCCGCATTCTCGGGCATGAGGGTGTTGGGATCGTCGACTCCATCGGCGGCGGCGTCACCGCCTTCCATGTGGGCGACCGTGTTCTTATTTCCTGCATCTCTTCCTGCGGCAAATGTGACTACTGCCGGCGCGGGATGTATTCTCATTGCGCCACGGGAGGCTGGATCCTCGGTAATGAGATCGACGGCACTCAGGCCGAGTATGTCAGAACTCCGCACGCTGACACCAGTCTTTATCCAATCCCAGCAGGAGCCGATGAAGAAGCGATGGTCATGCTCAGCGATATTCTGCCGACAGGGTTCGAATGCGGCGTGCTCAACGGCAAGGTTGCGCCGGGTTCGACGGTCGCCATCGTGGGCGCCGGACCAATCGGACTAGCTGCGCTCCTGACGGCGCAGTTTTACTCTCCCTCCGAGATCATCATGATCGATCTGGATGACAATCGCCTGGAGATCGCCCGTCAGTTCGGCGCGACGCAAACGATCAACAGCGCGGACGGGCAGGCGGCCGAGAAGGTGCGAGCGCTCACGGACGGACGAGGCGTCGACACGGCAATTGAGGCTGTCGGCATACCGGCAACCTTTCTACTCTGCGAGGAGTTGGTTGGTCCAGGCGGCGTCATCGCCAATGTTGGCGTGCATGGCGTGAAAGTCGATCTTCACCTCGAACTGCTCTGGGCCAAAAATATTACCATCACGACCCGCCTAGTCGATACCGTCACGACGCCCATGCTTCTGAAGACCGTGCAATCCAAGAAGCTCGATCCAGGCCGGCTGATCACGCATCGATTCAAGCTGGACCAAATCCTCGACGCCTACGACATCTTTGGCCGCGCCGCCGAGACGCATGCGCTCAAAGTCATTATCGAAGCGTAA
- a CDS encoding AtpZ/AtpI family protein, with translation MNNDPAKQASKHGAVFADRVGAKATRKLKARRRSPNTIWLGFGVMGLIGWSVVVPTLFGAMLGLWLDKHYPGKHAWTLALLAAGLAIGCFNAWNWVAKEDRAMHEEQEDAHE, from the coding sequence ATGAATAACGATCCGGCAAAGCAAGCCTCAAAGCATGGCGCGGTATTCGCCGATCGGGTCGGCGCAAAGGCGACGCGCAAGCTCAAAGCGCGGCGTCGCTCGCCAAACACTATCTGGCTCGGATTTGGCGTGATGGGCCTGATCGGGTGGTCTGTGGTTGTCCCTACATTGTTTGGCGCGATGCTTGGCCTCTGGCTAGACAAACACTACCCAGGTAAGCACGCCTGGACGCTGGCGCTGCTGGCGGCGGGACTTGCAATTGGCTGCTTCAATGCGTGGAATTGGGTTGCTAAGGAAGACCGAGCGATGCATGAGGAACAGGAGGACGCCCATGAATGA
- a CDS encoding general stress protein, whose translation MNTTLTNSVISPIAADEAVVAIFPTHDAAEQAVRHLADAGLLMREISIVGRNFETREDVQGFYQPADAALAGAAQGAWFGGVFGMLMGAMGFFILPAIGALMVLGPLSGFIAGAVGGAGVGALISGLMAAGIPRDQALKYQDRLQAGEFLVVVHGTAGEAARAHGILAETQQTHLQTYSASNHAK comes from the coding sequence ATGAACACCACATTGACCAATTCCGTAATATCCCCCATCGCAGCCGATGAGGCCGTCGTGGCGATTTTTCCCACTCATGACGCCGCCGAACAAGCGGTCCGACATCTTGCCGACGCCGGGTTGCTCATGCGCGAAATTTCTATCGTCGGCCGTAACTTTGAAACGCGTGAGGATGTCCAGGGTTTTTACCAGCCGGCGGACGCCGCGCTGGCCGGGGCGGCGCAGGGCGCCTGGTTCGGCGGCGTATTCGGAATGTTGATGGGAGCCATGGGCTTCTTCATTCTGCCTGCAATCGGCGCGCTCATGGTGCTTGGCCCGCTTTCCGGGTTTATCGCGGGAGCCGTCGGCGGCGCGGGAGTGGGCGCTTTGATCAGTGGGTTGATGGCGGCGGGAATCCCCCGAGACCAGGCTCTCAAGTATCAGGATCGACTCCAGGCCGGCGAATTCCTCGTCGTCGTGCATGGAACGGCGGGTGAGGCGGCGCGGGCGCACGGAATATTGGCCGAGACGCAGCAGACGCACCTCCAGACCTACAGCGCTTCCAATCATGCCAAATAG
- the atpD gene encoding F0F1 ATP synthase subunit beta: MPNSALTQNLGKVVSVRGSVVDICFENHLPAIYSMLRAGDDGRIVIEVRAQLDALHVRGIALTPTQGLARGMAAADTGEPLKAPVGKGVLSRMFDVFGNAIDREGAVTDVEWRSVHRAPPPLARRSTQSAIFETGIKVIDVLTPLESGGKAGLFGGAGVGKTVLLTEMIHNIVERRQGVSIFCGIGERCREGEELYRDMKEAGVLPNMVMLFGQMNELPGARFRIGHAALTMAEYFRDDEHRDVLLLVDNIFRFIQAGMEVSGLLGQMPSRLGYQSTMSTELAELEERIANTDAGSITSIQAVYVPADDFTDPAAVHTFSHLSASIVLSRKRASEGLFPAIDPLQSNSNMTTPGVVGQRHYDLAQEIRQTLAQYADLKDIIAMLGLEQLAPEDRNVVARARRLERFLTQPFFTTEQFTGHQGKLVSLKDALDGCERILNDEFKDYPESELYMIGSIDEALGKAKT; the protein is encoded by the coding sequence ATGCCAAATAGCGCCCTTACGCAAAATCTCGGCAAGGTCGTCTCCGTGCGTGGAAGCGTCGTGGATATTTGCTTCGAGAATCATCTCCCCGCAATCTATTCGATGCTGCGCGCGGGTGACGATGGGCGGATCGTCATCGAAGTTCGCGCGCAGCTGGATGCGCTCCATGTGCGCGGAATTGCATTGACGCCGACGCAAGGTCTTGCGCGCGGCATGGCGGCTGCGGATACGGGCGAACCATTAAAAGCGCCTGTGGGCAAAGGGGTTCTCTCGCGGATGTTCGATGTATTCGGGAACGCCATCGATCGTGAAGGAGCGGTGACCGATGTCGAATGGCGTTCCGTGCACCGGGCTCCGCCGCCGCTAGCGCGGCGATCCACCCAATCGGCGATTTTTGAAACGGGCATCAAGGTGATTGATGTGCTGACGCCGCTGGAGAGCGGCGGCAAAGCGGGACTTTTCGGCGGCGCCGGCGTGGGGAAGACGGTGCTGCTCACCGAAATGATCCACAACATTGTCGAACGGCGGCAAGGCGTCAGTATCTTTTGCGGCATCGGCGAACGCTGCCGCGAAGGCGAGGAGCTTTACCGCGATATGAAGGAAGCCGGCGTGCTTCCCAATATGGTCATGCTCTTCGGGCAAATGAACGAGCTTCCGGGAGCCCGTTTTCGGATCGGGCACGCCGCGTTGACGATGGCCGAGTATTTCCGTGACGACGAGCATCGCGACGTACTGCTTCTCGTCGATAATATTTTCCGCTTCATTCAAGCAGGGATGGAAGTGTCGGGACTGCTCGGACAGATGCCGTCACGTCTGGGTTATCAGTCGACGATGAGCACGGAGCTCGCGGAGCTGGAAGAACGGATCGCCAATACGGACGCCGGCTCCATCACGTCCATCCAAGCCGTCTATGTTCCAGCGGACGACTTCACCGATCCAGCGGCGGTGCATACATTCTCGCATCTTTCGGCCTCGATCGTACTATCGCGCAAGCGGGCGAGCGAAGGTCTGTTCCCTGCCATCGATCCACTGCAATCCAACTCCAACATGACCACTCCGGGCGTCGTCGGCCAGCGGCATTACGATCTGGCGCAGGAAATCCGACAGACGCTCGCGCAGTACGCCGACCTCAAGGATATCATCGCCATGCTCGGCTTGGAGCAGCTTGCTCCAGAGGATCGCAACGTCGTCGCCCGCGCCCGCCGTCTGGAGCGTTTTCTCACGCAGCCGTTTTTCACGACCGAGCAATTTACCGGTCACCAGGGAAAGCTCGTCAGTCTCAAGGACGCGCTGGACGGCTGCGAGCGGATCTTGAATGACGAATTCAAAGACTATCCCGAGAGCGAGCTCTACATGATTGGATCGATTGATGAAGCGTTGGGAAAGGCGAAAACATGA
- a CDS encoding general stress protein, giving the protein MSSTIANPSAISTAPDETVATLYSNHNAAEDAVRLLVEDGVPVRQISLIGRNFETVEDVQGFYRPADAALAGAEAGAWFGGFFGLMAGAMGFFVFPMFGAVTVLGPLAGLIAGAVGGAGFNALVNAMMAAGIPRYQALKFHDRLKSGDYLVIVHRPAETVTGFMIMDGETYQCTTPLPTSSE; this is encoded by the coding sequence ATGTCCAGCACAATCGCCAATCCAAGCGCAATATCCACTGCGCCCGACGAAACCGTCGCGACGCTCTATTCCAATCATAACGCCGCAGAAGATGCGGTGCGCCTTCTTGTCGAGGATGGCGTTCCAGTACGGCAAATCTCACTGATCGGCCGCAACTTCGAGACGGTGGAAGATGTCCAGGGCTTTTATCGTCCGGCGGATGCGGCGCTCGCGGGAGCGGAAGCCGGCGCCTGGTTCGGCGGTTTCTTTGGATTGATGGCTGGAGCGATGGGGTTCTTTGTATTCCCGATGTTTGGCGCGGTAACAGTGCTCGGACCGCTGGCGGGACTGATCGCCGGCGCCGTCGGCGGCGCCGGATTCAACGCGCTCGTCAACGCGATGATGGCGGCCGGCATTCCCAGATATCAAGCGCTCAAATTCCACGACCGACTCAAATCCGGTGATTACTTGGTGATCGTCCACCGACCGGCCGAGACGGTGACCGGCTTCATGATCATGGATGGCGAAACCTATCAGTGTACGACGCCGCTGCCGACTTCGAGCGAGTAA
- a CDS encoding ATP synthase subunit I: MNEILLRIAAGIAGGLLGAIFFGGLWWTVRKGIASERPAFWFFGSLMTRMSIALIGFYFVSGSHWDRTLASLLGFVIARLIVSQRTKRLEANTPGAAWEARHASQP; encoded by the coding sequence ATGAATGAAATACTGCTTCGGATCGCGGCGGGTATCGCCGGAGGACTGCTTGGCGCGATCTTTTTCGGAGGCCTCTGGTGGACGGTTCGCAAGGGAATCGCATCCGAGCGCCCGGCATTCTGGTTCTTCGGCAGCCTCATGACGCGAATGAGCATCGCCCTGATCGGATTCTATTTTGTCTCCGGCAGTCACTGGGATCGAACCCTGGCGTCTCTCCTAGGATTTGTCATCGCGCGCCTGATCGTTTCGCAGCGAACCAAGCGATTGGAAGCCAACACGCCCGGCGCCGCGTGGGAGGCAAGACATGCATCTCAGCCCTGA